AGCGTGCTTCAACGCCTCGCTTTTTTCATTCAGATGAAAGATCCTTCTGGCATTTTGATGCATAATCGCATCCGCCAGATTAAGGGCGGCATCGATTTTGATCCATCTTTCTTCCACCAGTTCGGTCAGGGCTTGGGTGATGCCGTGCCGCGCCAGCGCAGCGTGCCCCACAACGGGCTCGACGTGAAAATAATCGCCGCCAAAGGAGAACAACTTGTTCGCCGGCGCAGCGACGAGATATTTTTTAAGAAAATCTTTGGCCGCCAGCGGGTTGATCAACCAGGACCAGCACATGTCGATATGGGCGTTGGTGTAATGCTTGGCCACCGCGATCATTTCCTCGTAATAGGGATAGCTGATATGCATGAATACGAAGGTGGTTTTGGGCGACCGGCGGCAAAGGTCTGAGGCCGAAGCAGGATTGTTGCGAATGCGCCATAACGGCAGATTGATGTTTTGTCCGGCATAATAGCCGGTATGCAATTTTACCGGCAGATTGTGTTCAGTGGATTTGGACACGGCGTACCAAAACAGGTGATCCTCCAACGCCTTCTTATGGGCATCGTCCAACCGTTCTCCGTCCAAATGCTCTTTAAATATGGGATCTGCGACTTCTGCGGAGATCAGTTCGTGATCGATGTCGCGAGAATAGGCGTTCTGCGATTTGACCGCCACCGCATATCTTGCATATTTGTCAAACCACCAATCAATCACCCGATGCCAGTCTGCAAGGCATGTGACCTCAATGCCTGCCGGTTCGCTGTATTCCTGCAGGGCCACACCGGCGGGCTTGCCTCGAACGGCGTACATGCCGCGAATAGAAAGGTCCTGCATGAGCAACAGCGGCATGGCTGACTCGCAGAACGGCCTGCCGATATAATTGACCTGGCAGGATTCGATGCGGCACACGTCCTCCAGGATCTTCCGGTAAAATCCAGGACGCCGGACCGATTCGTAGCGCTCCTGAAGACGATGAACCGTAGCGGCTGACAGCTCTTCTATCTGATACAATTCCCGCAGGGTGATCTGCGCGGCCTGACCATAACCTGTATTGCGCACATGCGGCCACCAGGGGGCGATCAACGCCCATTTATCTTTGGGATCCATTCTGGAAGCAAAAAAATCTTGATAAGCCTGCTGGCTCATGCCGGCGGTCAAAAAATCTGAATCCATATAGTGGCTCATCAACATGGACCAGTCATCGCAGCGAAGATGAGTGGTGGGTACCGCTAATCGTTGATGTTCCTCGATCAGATGTTCGTGAGTGTCGATGAACGGCGTCTTCCACACTTTCTCGCTGATCTCCTTGAACGCTTCGCTGGTCTTTGCGGCGCGGCCTGCCGGGAGGGCGGGAGCAGCTGTCAGCAGCGGCATGGCGCTGACCAGGCCGGCGCCTTTGAGTATCGATCGCCGCGTTATTTTATTTTTCGATTTCATCAGGGCCTCTTGGCTGATTACGTTAGAAAAAATCTGGCGTATGAGTGGGCGCCGGTTCGATCTTGGGTGCCGCCGTTCGCTCCAACAGAGTAACGAGCCTACGTACGCGTGGCCGGTATAAAGACGGCTGTTTTGCAGTTTTATCAGTTAATGGATCTTTGCTGCATGTTACATTATTTTCTTAATCTTGTCAAACCGTTCTTTCCATTCACTGTACCTCGCTTGGAGTATGGACTGCGGTCTGCTTTCGATTCTCTAATGGCGATCACCGGCCGATCTTTTCCGGCCGTTGCTTGCATGTAAGAAAAACGAAAGACCAAGCTTGTCTACTTGTCAGGCTTTCCGGAGTGTGGATAGCCTGTTCAGCTTTTCCTCGCACGTAGAAAAGCCTCAAGATTCGCTGAACTGACTTTGGGGGGCATGCCGCCGCCGCAGGAGAGGATGATCCTGCTTTTGTCCGAAAGCGCTGTGATCATTTCGCGGGTCCGCTGTTCCACTGCTTCCGGCGTACCGGCGGCAAGCACATCGCGCGGCGGAAGGTTGCCGAGCAATACGACCTTGCCGGCTGTGAGCGCCTTGAGATAGTTCAGCGTAACATCGAATCCCATATTGAACAGATTGACTCCGATCTCGGGTAACAGCGGGGCTGAGACCTGACAGGCTGCGTCGTTGTGGAGAAATTTAACCGACACATCGGCTGCATAGAGCTCCTTAAAGTAAGGCAGGCCGAAGGTTTGAAATTCGTTTTCACCCATAAAGCCGATGATGTCGTCGAGTAAAAAAATTCCATCAATGGAAGGGAAGGTTTCCATCTGCAGGTGCAACCAGCTCTTGAGGAAAGCGGTAATTTTCTTCAGCAGTGATTCGGTTTTTTCCGGCGCCAGCATCATAGCCATGAGAAACTCGGTGGAGCCCATCAGATAGCTGGCAATGTTCAGCGGCCCGCGCGCCACGGCAAAACGGATCCTGTGGCCCTCTGCTTCGATCGCGGGTTGGGCGAGCTTGAGCCGATTGAGCATAAAGGGGAG
The sequence above is drawn from the bacterium genome and encodes:
- a CDS encoding amidohydrolase family protein, which encodes MKSKNKITRRSILKGAGLVSAMPLLTAAPALPAGRAAKTSEAFKEISEKVWKTPFIDTHEHLIEEHQRLAVPTTHLRCDDWSMLMSHYMDSDFLTAGMSQQAYQDFFASRMDPKDKWALIAPWWPHVRNTGYGQAAQITLRELYQIEELSAATVHRLQERYESVRRPGFYRKILEDVCRIESCQVNYIGRPFCESAMPLLLMQDLSIRGMYAVRGKPAGVALQEYSEPAGIEVTCLADWHRVIDWWFDKYARYAVAVKSQNAYSRDIDHELISAEVADPIFKEHLDGERLDDAHKKALEDHLFWYAVSKSTEHNLPVKLHTGYYAGQNINLPLWRIRNNPASASDLCRRSPKTTFVFMHISYPYYEEMIAVAKHYTNAHIDMCWSWLINPLAAKDFLKKYLVAAPANKLFSFGGDYFHVEPVVGHAALARHGITQALTELVEERWIKIDAALNLADAIMHQNARRIFHLNEKSEALKHA
- a CDS encoding uroporphyrinogen decarboxylase — translated: MTDSQWETLQKIIHGEVIDPLPAGFIIDCPWLPNWYGIRILDYFSNDELWLKANLKALRDFPDILFLPGFWSEYGMCTEPSAFGSRCLFPANEFPHAEKVIHSLEQIEELPSPDPRTDGLLPFMLNRLKLAQPAIEAEGHRIRFAVARGPLNIASYLMGSTEFLMAMMLAPEKTESLLKKITAFLKSWLHLQMETFPSIDGIFLLDDIIGFMGENEFQTFGLPYFKELYAADVSVKFLHNDAACQVSAPLLPEIGVNLFNMGFDVTLNYLKALTAGKVVLLGNLPPRDVLAAGTPEAVEQRTREMITALSDKSRIILSCGGGMPPKVSSANLEAFLRARKS